One window from the genome of Grus americana isolate bGruAme1 chromosome 14, bGruAme1.mat, whole genome shotgun sequence encodes:
- the MRPL22 gene encoding 39S ribosomal protein L22, mitochondrial produces MAARWAVSAGSAWVRGLFGWVRPERWLASGSLFPLSCIHTSTSLQKLGKWEKKNRIVYPPQLPGEPRRPAEIYHCRRDIKYSKDKMWYLAKLIKGMSIDQALAQLEFNDKKGAKVIKEVLLEAQEMAVRNHNVEFKSNLHIAESTTGRGRYVKRIRYHGKGMFGIMKIVRCHYFVKLVEGPPPPPEPRRTGFDQAKEYVQQLRSRTLVNTL; encoded by the exons ATGGCGGCGCGGTGGGCAGTCAGCGCGG GTAGTGCCTGGGTGCGTGGTCTCTTCGGTTGGGTGAGGCCGGAGAG GTGGCTAGCATCCGGTAGCCTTTTCCCTCTGTCATGTATCCACACAAGCACATCTCTGCAGAAATTGGGgaagtgggagaaaaagaacaggaTTGTTTACCCTCCGCAGCTGCCTGGAGAACCTCGCAGACCAGCT GAAATATATCACTGTCGGAGGGATATAAAATATAGCAAAGATAAGATGTGGTATCTGGCAAAACTG ATAAAAGGAATGTCCATTGATCAGGCTCTTGCTCAGCTGGAGTTTAATGATAAAAAGGGAGCAAAGGTGATCAAAGAG GTTCTGTTAGAAGCGCAGGAAATGGCAGTAAGAAATCACAATGTGGAATTCAAATCAAATTTACATATAg ctgagTCAACGACAGGCAGAGGCCGCTATGTGAAGCGGATTCGTTACCATGGCAAAGGCATGTTTGGCATCATGAAAATCGTCAGGTGCCATTACTTTGTGAAGTTGGTGGAaggtcctcctcctcctccagagcCACGAAGGACTGGTTTTGACCAAGCAAAAGAATACGTGCAGCAGCTGCGAAGTAGAACCCTTGTTAATACACTGTGA